Proteins encoded in a region of the Anopheles aquasalis chromosome 2, idAnoAquaMG_Q_19, whole genome shotgun sequence genome:
- the LOC126581719 gene encoding uncharacterized protein LOC126581719 — protein MASGSVSVSTGTKSSSKTGVTAGTGGGPVTGAGAGGRKKSGPKFELSDEQRQDIKEAFDLFDSEGTGMIDTKELKVAIRALGFEPKKEEIKKMIAEIDKDGSGKISFDDFLQLMTVKMAEKDSKEEILKAFRLFDDDETGTISFKNLKRVAKELGENLTDEELQEMIDEADRDGDGEVNQEEFLRIMKKTSLY, from the exons ATG GCATCCGGATCCGTATCGGTTTCCACTGGAACAAAGTCCTCCAGCAAAACTGGAGTAACGGCCGGCACAGGAGGGGGCCCCGTTACGggcgctggtgccggtggacgTAAAAAGTCCGGGCCCAAGTTCGAGCTGTCCGACGAACAGCGGCAGGACATCAAGGAGGCGTTCGATCTGTTCGATTCCGAGGGCACGGGCATGATCGATACGAAGGAGCTGAAGGTGGCCATCCGGGCACTCGGGTTCGAGccgaaaaaggaggaaatcaaaaagatgatTGCCGAAATCGATAAGGATGGTTCGGGCAAGATCTCGTTCGACGACTTTCTGCAGCTGATGACGGTCAAGATGGCGGAGAAGGATTCGAAGGAGGAAATACTGAAGGCGTTCCGGTtgttcgacgacgatgagacgGGCACGATTTCCTTCAAGAACCTGAAGCGAGTGGCAAAGGAGCTGGGCGAAAATCTGACCGATGAGGAACTGCAGGAGATGATCGATGAAGCCGATCGAGATGGTGATGGGGAGGTAAACCAGGAGGAGTTCCTACGTATTATGAAGAAAACTAGCCTATACTAA